From one Bos javanicus breed banteng chromosome 15, ARS-OSU_banteng_1.0, whole genome shotgun sequence genomic stretch:
- the RPS25 gene encoding small ribosomal subunit protein eS25: MPPKDDKKKKDAGKSAKKDKDPVNKSGGKAKKKKWSKGKVRDKLNNLVLFDKATYDKLCKEVPNYKLITPAVVSERLKIRGSLARAALQELLSKGLIKLVSKHRAQVIYTRNTKGGDAPAAGEDA, from the exons ATG CCGCCCAAGGACgacaagaagaagaaagatgcCGGAAAGTCGGCCAAGAAAGACAAAGATCCAGTGAACAAATCTGGGGGCAAGGCCAAAAAGAAG AAGTGGTCCAAAGGCAAAGTTCGGGACAAACTCAATAATCTAGTCTTGTTTGACAAAGCAACATATGACAAACTCTGTAAAGAAGTTCCCAACTATAAGCTTATAACTCCAGCTGTCGTCTCTGAGAGACTGAAGATTCGTGGTTCCCTGGCCAGAGCAGCCCTTCAGGAACTCCTTAGTAAAG GACTTATTAAATTGGTTTCAAAGCACAGAGCTCAAGTGATTTACACCAGAAACACCAAGGGTGGAGATGCCCCAGCTGCTGGTGAAGATGCATGA
- the TRAPPC4 gene encoding trafficking protein particle complex subunit 4 isoform X1, with protein sequence MAIFSVYVVNKAGGLIYQLDSYAPRAEAEKTFSYPLDLLLKLHDERVLVAFGQRDGIRVGHAVLAINGVDVNGKYTADGKEVLEYLGNPANYPVSIRFGRPRLTSNEKLMLASMFHSLFAIGSQLSPEQGSSGIEMLETDTFKLHCFQTLTGIKFVVLADPRQAGIDSLLRKIYEIYSDFALKNPFYSLEMPIRCELFDQNLKLALEVAEKAGTFGPGS encoded by the exons ATGGCGATTTTCAGTGTTTATGTGGTGAACAAAGCTGGCGGCCTTATTTACCAGTTGGACAGCTACGCCCCACGGGCCGAGGCTGAGAAAACTTTCAGTTACCCGTTGGATCTGCTACTTAAGCTGCACGACGAGCGTGTGCTGGTTGCTTTCGGCCAGCGAGACGGCATCCGGG TGGGCCACGCAGTGCTGGCTATCAATGGTGTGGACGTGAATGGCAAGTATACGGCCGATGGGAAAGAGGTGCTGGAGTACCTGGGCAACCCTGCTAACTACCCGGTGTCCATTCGATTCGGCCGCCCTCGCCTCACCTCCAATGAGAAGCTCATGCTGGCCTCGATGTTCCACTC GCTGTTCGCAATCGGCTCCCAGCTGTCTCCTGAACAGGGCAGCTCAGGCATTGAGATGCTGGAGACAGATACATTCAAACTGCACTGCTTCCAGACACTGACAG GGATAAAGTTTGTGGTGCTGGCGGATCCTAGACAGGCTGGGATAGATTCTCTTCTCCGAAAAATTTATGAGATTTATTCAGATTTTGCCCTGAAGAATCCATTTTACTCCCTGGAAATGCCCATCAG GTGTGAACTGTTTGACCAGAACCTGAAG